GAGGCTGCCCAGCCCGCCCATTGACCACAGGCGGCCGAGGCGGAATCAACGGCTCCAGCCGCTCCCACAACATATCCGTAATGAACCGATCCTCAGCAAGCGTCGACACTCGACCAGCATCCCCGCTAACCAGCCACAACAACCACCGCCACGCCGACTACTGAAACCACCTCTAAGGGGGCCTACAGCCCCTGCGCCACCGGCGGCTCCGGCTCCGGCGGCAGCCCCTCGTTCACCGGCACGACCTCGTCCGAGCCCGCTGCGAGCAGCTCCAGGCGGAGCGCGCGGCGCGCCCGCTGCTGTTCGGGGTCCGGGAGAGGGACGGCGGCGAGCAGACGCTGCGTGTACGCCTCCTTCGGGTAGCGGAGGATCTCGTCGCGGGTGCCGACCTCGACCAGGCTGCCGTGATGCATGACCGCGATCCGGTCGGCCAGCACGTCGATGACGGCGAGATCGTGGGTGATGAACAGGCAGGCGAAGTTCATCTCCTTCTGGAGCTGCTGCATCAGCTCCAGGACACGGGCCTGGACCGACACGTCCAGCGCGGAGGTGGGCTCGTCCGCGATGAGGACCTGCGGCTTCAGCGAGAGGGCGCGGGCGATGCCGACGCGCTGCTTCTGTCCACCGGAGAGCTCGTGCGGGAAACGGCTGCGGTAGGCGCGCAGCAGCTCGACGCTGTCGAGGAGGCGGTCGACCTCCTTGGCCAGCTCCATGCCTTTGAGACCCTTGGCCAGGCGCAGCGGCTCGCCGATCGAGTCGGCGATCTGCAGGCGGGGGTTCAGCGAGGAGGACGGGTCCTGGAAGACGATGCCGACGTTGCGGTGCAGCTTGCGTATCTCGTCACGGTTCGCGTCGCTGATGTCCTGCCCCGCGATGACGAGGCGGCCCGAGTGGATCGGCAGGAGAGCGATCGCCGCACGGCCGAGCGTCGTCTTGCCAGAGCCCGACTCGCCCACGAGGCCGACGACTTCGCCCTCGTGGATGGTGAGGTCGATGTCCGTCGCCGCTCGGAACGCCGGGAAACGGCCGCGCTTCGGGTACTCGATCGAGACTTTGTCGAACTCGACGACGATCCTCCGCTTGTCCAGCTCCGCCTTCTCGTGCTCGGCGGCGGCGAGGCGCTCGTTGACGCGGATACGCTCCGCGAACTCGGCGTCCCGGTTCGCAGTGCCCGCGGCGAGGGCTGCGGTCGTGTCAATCTCCTCGTCCTCGCGCTGGCCGAGGTGCGGCACGGCCTCGAGCAGGGCGACGGTGTACGGGTGCTTCGGGGCCGCGAAGACCTCGGCGACGGTGCCGGACTCCACGATGTCGCCTTTCCGCATGACCACGATGTTGTCGGCCAGGTCGGCGACGACGCCCATATCGTGTGTGATCAGCAGGATGGCGGAGTCGAGCCGGTCGCGGAGGCTCCGCAGCAGCTCGAGGATCTCCGCCTGCACGGTCACATCCAGCGCGGTCGTCGGCTCGTCGGCGATGAGGAGCTTCGGGTCGCAGGAGATCGACTGGGCGATCATGGCGCGCTGACGCTGACCGCCGGAGAGCTGGTGCGGATAGGAGTTGAACACCTTGACGGGGTCGGGCAACTCGACCATGCCGAGCAGCGCCAGGGCGCGCTCCTTCGCCTCGTGGGGCGACATCCCGAAGTGGATGCGGAGTGTCTCGACGATCTGGAAGCCGACGGTGTAGACCGGGTTCAGCGCGGTCATCGGCTCCTGGAAGATCACCGACACCTGGCGTCCGCGGACGCGGCGCATCTGCTGCGGACTGAGGCCGGTGAGCTCGCGGCCCTCCAGCTTGATCGAGCCGCGCACGCGGGAATTCTTCGGCAGAAGGTCGAGGATCGCCATCGAGCTCGCGCTCTTGCCGGAGCCCGACTCGCCGACGATGGCCAGCACCTCGCCCGCTTGGATCGAGTAGCGGAGCTTCTTGGCGGCGGGCACCCAGACGCTGTCGACGCCGAAGTCGACGGAGAGGTCGGCGACCTCCAGCACGGGGGCTCCGGTCACGACGCCGGCCTGACCGGCGGTGGTGGTGGCGGTCATAATTCGCGGTTCCTTTCGGGGGCGCGCTCCGGGCGGGGCTGTGCGGGGCGGGATGAGAGCATGGAGCCATGCCCTCCGTCTCCCCCGCCGAGCGCGAGGTTCTCGTGTCCCGGTTCAACCGGGTCCTTGCCGTCCTGATCTGGGCGGCGACCGCCGCCCTGGCCGTCGGCCTGCTGGTCAGTCTGCGCGATGCGCGCTTGCTCTTCCTCGTTCCGTGCGGCCTGTTCGCGCTGCTGGCGTGGGCCGCGCTCTGGCGTCCGCGCCTGACGGTGTCGGACGACGGGCTGGAGCTGGTCAACGTCACGCGCACCGTGGAGATCCCCTGGCCCGCGCTCATCAACGTCGAGACGAAGTACGCGCTCACGCTCTTCACGCCGGGGCGAAAGTTCCCGGTGTGGGCAGCCCCGGCCCCGGGGACCGGCAGCACGCTGCGCGCCACCCGGCGCGAGACGACGGGACGGATGGGCCGACCGAACGTCGAGGACAGCGTGCGCCGCCCGGGCGATCTGCTCTCGACCGAGTCCGGCGCGGCGGCCGAGGCGGTGCGCCGCCGCTGGACGGCCCTGCGGGAGGCAGGGTCCATCGAAGCCGGTCGCGCCGACGAGACCCCCGTGACGGTCCGCTGGCACCTCCTGACGCTGGCCGCCCTGGCGGCGCTGCTCGGCAGCACGGTCGCCGCGCTGCTGCTGACCTGAGTCCGCCGCCGCGGGGGCCGGGAGCGGCGCGGCGGCGCGATTCTGGGTCACAGCGCATCCTTCGAGAGGGCGGCGCCCGTGCGGGGACCATCCTCGCTCTCGCCCGGTTCCGGTTCCTGCTCGCGCATCGTGCGGAGGGTGAAGCGGCGGTGACGCGGGTCGAAGGCGTCCCGCAGGCCGTCGCCCACGAAGTTGACCAGCAGCGCCAGGGCGACGATGAACGCGCCGGGCCACCAGAACAGCCACGGCCGGGTCTGGAACGCCGACTGGTTGGAGCTGATCAGGAGGCCGAGGGAGACATCGGGCGACCGGATGCCGTAGCCGAGGAACGAGAGCGCCGTCTCGAGCAGGATGGCCGAGGCCATGATCAGTGTCGAGGAGACGATCACCACGCCGATGGCATTCGGCAGGATGTGCTTGAAGATGATCCGAGCGTCCGAAGCGCCGGCCACCCGCGCCGCCTCCACGAACTCGCGCTCGCGCAGCGACAGGAACTCCGAGCGCACCAGCCGGGCGATGCCCATCCACGAGAAGAATCCCAGCATCAGGGCGAGGAAGAAAGCACCCAGCCCACCGAAGGCGTGTCCGACGACCGAGCCGATCACGAGGGCTGGGATGACGATGAACACATCGGTGATGCGCATCAGGATCGCGTCGACCACACCGCGGAAATAGCCGGCGACGGCGCCGACGACGACGCCGACGGCGCTCGCGATGAGCCCAAGCACGATCATGACCAGCACGGAGTTCTGAATGCCGCGCATCGTCAGAGCGAAGTAGTCCTTGCCGATGCGATCCTGGCCGAACGGGTGCTCCCAGGTGGGAGAGCCCTGCTGCACCTGGTCGTTCAGCTCCTTGTAGTCGTACTTCCACCAGCCGTGGATCGACCCGATGCCGATCGCGGAGAGGGAGAACAGCACGATGAGGATGAACAGGATCGCGCTGGCGACGGAGATCTTGTTGGAGAGGAAGCGCTTCCAGATGAGCCTCCCCTGGCTGACGGGCGGAGAGTCCGGCTCCCGCAGCTCGTCGGCGATCAGCGGTTCGGTTGTCGGCATCAGCGGACCCTCACTCTCGGGTCGAGCGCGGCGTAGGCGAGATCGGCCAGGAAATTGAAGAGGATCGCCATCGCCGCGATCACCAGGAAGTACGCCATGACCGGGTTCAGATCTCCGCGGTCGAGGCCGCTCGCGAACAGGAAGCCCATCCCCGGGATCGCGAACACGCGCTCTGTGATGATCGCGCCGCCGAGCAACGCGCCCACATCGAACGCCACCAGCGTGGTGATCGGGATGAGCATGTTGCGGAAGGCGTGCCGCACGACGACGGTCCGCTCCGGCAGCCCCTTCGCCCGAGCGGTGCGGATGAAGTCCTGGCCCAGCACCTCCAGCATCCCGGCCCGCGAGTAGCGGGTGTAGGACGCGAAGGAGATCAGCAGCAGCGCGACCGTGGGCAGCAGGAGATGTGTGAAGGTGTCGAGCCCCGACTCCCACATATCGCCGCTGAGACCGGGGGTGGAGGACCCGACGGTGGCGATCGGCCGGCCGTTCGTGTCGCTGAAGTACGTCGGCCACGCCTGCATGAAGCGATCGACCAGGATCAGGAAACCCGACAGGATGGTGACGATGACCGCGACGCACATATTCTGGCCGCGGTCGTAGCCGCCCACGAAGAAGCCGATCGCGAGACTCACGACGATCGCGACGACCGCCAGGATCACGATGGTGCCGACCGTGGAGACGCTGAACAGCGGTTGCAGGGCGAAGAAGCACACGAGCGACACCGCCCCGGCGATCCCTGCCGCGATGAGCGCACGCCGGCTCTGGAGACCCGCGGTGAGCGCTGTCGCGCCGACGACCACGGCGGCGATGAGGATGATCATCACGACCGGGCCGAGGCCGGGGCGCAGGAACCAGTTCGTCGCGCTCATCAGCAGCAGCACGCCGGCTGTCGCTACGCCGGAGACGACGGCGGTGATCCCCCGCCGCCGCAGGTCTCCGCCGATGAGCGACTGCCAGATGAGCCCGGCGGCCACACCGGTCAAGACGGCCGTCCACCAGGGGATCGTCGGACGCACCAGAAAGTCGTTGAACCCGATCGCGATGAACTCCTTGAGGAGCACCGCGACGAGGAACGCCGGCAGGGAGTAGAGGAAGAAGCTGAGGAACGTGACGACATTGTCGAGTCCGCTGTACTGCCGGAGGGCGGTGACGATGCCGATCGTCACCCCCAGGAGGATCGCGAGCAGGAGCGCCAGGGTGACCAGCTGCACGGTGGAGGACAGGGCCTGCGGCAGGATGTCGACCACTTTGGCGTTGGAGATCGTCGATCCGAGGTCGCACGCGTTCGCGAACGGGATGAGGCATTTGGCCGCACCGCCGAGCCAGAGGAGCCAGCGGAGCGGGGGAACGACATCCAGCTGCAGCAATTGGATGCGCGCGTTGATGAGCTGGGTCTTATTCGGGGAATTGCTGCTTCGCAGGTCCTGGAGCGGGTCAGCGCTGTAGGCCACCAGCATATACATCAGGAACGAAGCGGCGACGATGATGAGCACTGAGACCAGAAGTCGTCTCAGGATGAAACTCGCCATAGGTTCAAAACCTTCACTGGAACAGGACGCGCCGAACGGGTGGTGGCGAGGGGGTGCTCGCCTGGCGCGTTTCGGGAGAGGCGGACGGGTCATCCGCCGACGAGGTGACACGGGGCGCCGACTCGCAATGCCGGCGCCCCGCCGCAGTGAGAGTGCCCGGGTTTCGCCCGGGCACTCTCACTGCCGAAGACGTTACTTCGAGGTGGAGGACTTAACCGACCATTGCCAGAAGTTCCAGAACGGACCGTTCTGGTTGCCCATGAACTTCACACCGTCGACGCGAGCGTTGACGCCGAAGACACCCGGCAGCTGGAAGAGCGGCAAACCGTAGGCCTGGGAGAAGGCCGTCTTGTCGATCTTCATCTCCAGGTCGGTCAGCTTGCTCTTGTCCAGCGTGGTCTGGGTGGCCAGCGCGTCCGTGTTCGCCGCCGAGAAGCGGTTGTAGTTGCCGCCGCCGCTGGTGGTGAACAGCTGTGGGATCTGCGCGGTGCCGGCGCCCGGGCTGATCCACCCGAAGAGCGACGCGTCGTAGTCCCCGCCCGGAAGCAGCTTGCTCCACTGCGGCGAGCCGGAGTCGACGACCTTGAAGCCGGCCTTGGACGCGGACGCCTGGATGGCCTGGAACTCGTCGACACGGTTCGGGTTGTTCGTGTTGTACAGAATGCGGACGGTCGGGGTCGCTCCGGCCAGCAGGGCCTTGGCGCCGTCGATGTCCACCTTGTCGTAGGCCGAAGAACCGTTGTTCTTCACCGTGTCGCCGTACTGGGGCTGCTGGTTCGGCAGCCAGATCTGCGAGTTGAGGACCTTGGCCTTCGGATTCACCGGGGTGACGATCGAGTCGAGGATCTGCTGACGCGGGATCGTCTTCAGGAACGCCTCACGGACCTCGGCGTCCGAGAAGGTCTGCGAACCGAAGTTCAGGTCGAGGTGGTCGTAGGATGCCTGGTCTCCGGTGAGCACCTTCGCGCTGGTCTTCTTCAGCGCGGTGAGGGTGTCGGCCGAGGCCTGCGGGTTGATGATGTCGACCTCGCCGTTCTGGAGAGCGGTGACCTGTGCGTTCGCGTCCGGGATGATGCGGAAGACGATCTTGTCCACATTCGGCTCCAAACCGCCGGCGTAGTACTTGTTCCGCACCATCGTGAGCGACTGTCCCGGGGTCCACGACGACAGGGTGAACGCGCCGGAGGCGACCAGCAGGTCCTTGTCCGTGGGCATCGCGGTGATGTCGTAGCCGGTGTTGACGAAGTCCGCCGCCTTCTTGAGGGTGGCGTCCGGCGCGGCCGGGCTGGCCGGGTCGCCCTTCGGCAGGCCCTTGAGCAGCTTGGTCAGATCGGCGGCCGAGGACAGACCCGCCTTCTTGGCCACGATGTGCGCGGGCTGAGCGATGGGGTTGACAAGCTCCCAGTCCACATAAGGCGTGGAGTACTTGAGGGTGATCGTGCGGTTGTCGTCGCTCACCGCCGGGAAGCCGGTGGCGTCGATTCCCGCTGTCGAACCGGCGATCGTGAAGTACTGGGTGCCGCTGGTGACCTTGCCGGAGTCGTCGAACTTGGCGGAGTCGTAGTGACCCGACGCGATCGCCCAGGCGAGGACCATGTCGTCAGCGGTGACAGGCTGGCCGTCGGACCACTTGTCGTCCTTGTTCAGGGTGTACTTGACCGTCAGCGGGTCATCGGAGGTCTTCTCGAAAGTGCCGAACTTGTCGTCGTGGACGATCTTGTAGTTGTTGTCGATGTACTGGAAACCGGTTCCGTAGGAACCGTTCAGGTAGCCGACCTGGCCGTTGGTGTCCAGGTTGCCCTGCGGGGTCTGCGAGTTCAGTGAGGTGAGGTCGTTGACGACCGCCACTGTCACCATGCCCCCTTTAGCAGCGGACGAACCACCGGTGCCGGACGTGGTGCAGGCTGACAGAGCGAGAGCGGCGACACCGGCGACGGCGCTGACCGCGAGCCCGACCTTTCTTCCCTTGATGTGCAATGTTCCTCCTGTGCGAAGTGTGCGCGCGGCACGGGCGTGCGAGAGTGCCTGGTCCGGCGCGGGATAAGACTGACCCTAGGTACCGTCGGCAATGAATGCAAAACGAGGCTCGAAAACGTTACACAGCGGTAATGCAGACAATGGATTCTCCCGTGCGGACACGGAAACCGACGCGATCGGGGCCTTCCGTGCGCGCACTCGCACGCAATCCGGGTGCGGATCGCACGATATCCGCACCTCTGAGGTGGTGCCGGGAAAGAGGCCGAAGCGCCTGACAGGATGCCTCTATGAGCAGTGAACCGACCCGGTCCGGCGATGTCCTCGCCGATCGCAGCGCTCGCGTCCGCCTGTGGTGGGAGATCGCCATCGTCCTCGGCCTGTCGCTGGGGCAGTCGGCGGTGTACTCGATCGTCTCGATCATCGACCTCTCGACGCGGGAGAAGGCCCTCGCCGATCAGACCGCGCAGGTGAATCCCTCCCAGTCCAGCCGCGAGCTGTTCGACGCCCTGTACCAGCTGCTCGGGAACCTGTTCTCTCTCTTCGCGGTGGCGCTGGCGATCTTCCTGCTGTGGCAGCCGCGGCGCAGCGGCTTCCGCCGGACTTCACGCGACCGTGGCCGGATCTGGGCGGCGGCCTTCTGCTGCTGCTCGTGATCGGCGTGTCCGGCCTGCTCTTCTACGCGCTCGGCCGCGTGCTCGGCGCGACGGTGGCGGTGCAGGCCTCCCCGCTCGAGGCCCACTGGTGGACCGTGCCGGTCCTCCTCCTCGCCGCGCTGCGCGCCGGGCTGCAGGAGGAGGTGATCGTGGTCGGCTACCTGTTCGCCCGGCTGCGGCAGCTCGGCTGGGGACGTGGCCGATCATCCTCGCGGCGGCCGCGCTGCGGGGCAGCTATCACCTCTACCAGGGCTTCGGCCCGTTCGCCGGCAACGCCATCATGGGCGTCGTGTTCGGCTGGTGCTACGTCCGGTGGGGCCGTGTCGCCCCGCTCGTCGTCGCCCACGTCGCCATCGATATCGTCTCTTTCGTCGGCTATCCCCTCGCCGTCGCCCTCTGGCCCGCCGTCTTCGCCTGACTCCGCCCTCCCTTCCTCACTTCTTCCGGCTCCCGACCGGCGTGTCGGCGGAAGAAGTGAGGAAGGGATGGCTGCACGAGTCAGGCGAAGGATTCGGGGGGCGGGCAGGCGCAGAAGAGGTTGCGGTCGCCGTGGGCCTGGTCGATGCGGCGGACGGGGGGCCAGTACTTCGCGCGGACGAGGGCGGGGACGGGGTAGACGGCCTGCTCCCTGGAGTAGGGATGCCTCCACTCGCCGCTGACGACGGCCTCCGCGGTGTGCGGAGCGTTGCGCAACGGGTTGTCGTCGCCCGGCCAGTCGCCGGCGGCGACCGCGTCGGCCTCCGCCCGGATGGCGACCATCGCGGTGACGAAACGATCGAGTTCGGCCAGGTCCTCGGATTCGGTCGGCTCCACCATGAGGGTGCCGGCGACCGGGAACGACATGGTCGGCGCGTGGAAGCCGAAGTCCACCAGCCGCTTGGCGACGTCGTCCACCGTCACACCGGTTCGCGCGGTGAGCGGGCGCAGATCCAGGATGCACTCGTGTGCGACGAGGCCGTCGCTGCCCGCGTAGAGCACGGGGAAGTGCTCTCGCAGCCGGGCCGCCACGTAATTCGCAGCGAGCACAGCCGCCCCGGTCGCGTCCTTCAGACCCTCGGCGCCCATCATCCGGACATAGGCCCAGCTGATCGGCAGAATGCTGGGGCTGCCGTAGGGGGCGGAGGAGACCGGGTGCCCACCGTGCTCGATCCGGCCCCCGCCGGCGAGCGCATGGGTCGCGTCCTGGGCCAGGGGGTGCCCGGGCAGGAACGGCGCGAGATGCGCCTTCGCGGCGACCGGGCCGACGCCGGGACCGCCGCCGCCGTGGGGGATGCAGAAGGTCTTGTGCAGGTTGAGGTGGCTCACGTCGCCGCCGAGGTCGCCGAACCGGGCGTAGCCGAGCAGGGCGTTCAGATTGGCCCCGTCGATGTAGACCTGCCCCCCGGCCCGGTGGACCGCGTCCGCGATGGCGACGACCTCGTGCTCGTACACGCCGTGCGTCGAGGGATAGGTGATCATCAGCGCGGCGAGGGTGTCGGCGTTGGCGGCGATCTTGGCACGCAGATCGTCCAGGTCGACGTTGCCGTCCTCGTCGGTCGCGACCACGACGACGCTCAGACCGGCGAGCACCGCCGAGGCGGCGTTGGTGCCGTGGGCGGACTGCGGAATGAGGCACACCGTGCGCTGCCCGTCGCCGCGCGAGCGGTGGTACCCGCGGATGGCGAGGAGCCCGGCGAGCTCACCCTGGCTGCCCGCGTTCGGCTGGAGGGAGACGGTGTCGTACCCGGTCACATCCGCGAGCCAGCCTTCGAGCTGGTCGATGAGGGCGAGCGATCCCGCCACGTCCGCGGCGGGCGCGAACGGGTGCAGGGCGGCGAACTCGGGCCAGGTGACGGCCTCCATCTCCGTCGCCGCGTTGAGCTTCATGGTGCAGGAGCCGAGCGGGATCATGCCGCGGTCGAGCGCGTAGTCGCGGTCCTGGAGGAGGCGGAGGTAGCGCATCATCGCGGCCTCGGAGTGGTGTGCGGAGAACACGGGATGCGTCAGGTAGGCGGAGGTGCGCACCAATGCGCTGTCGAAAGAGACGGCCGCGTCCAGGTCGATCGCGACCTCGCCGTCGGCCGCTCCGCCCAGCGCCTCGATGAGGCCGGCGAGGGGGAAGACCCCGTCGCGAAGATCGGCCGCGGCCTCCTCATCCAGGCTGAACGAGACGAGGCCCGAGTCGACCGCGTGCAGCAGGACGCCGCGCTCGTGGGCTCGTTCCACCACAGCGGCCGCATCGTCCACCTCCACCAGGAGCGTGTCGAAGAACGAGCGCGAGCGCACCTCGACGCCGGAGTCGCGGAGCGCGCGGGCGACGGCGGCGGCGCTGAGGTGAACCTGCCGCCCGATCGCGCGCAGGCCCACCGGACCGTGGTAGACGGCGTACATCGCGGCCATGACAGCCAGGAGCACCTGCGCGGTGCAGATGTTCGAGGTGGCCTTCTCCCGGCGGATGTGCTGCTCGCGTGTCTGGAGCGTGAGGCGGTACGCGGGTTTGCCCACGGCATCCTGCGACACCCCGACGAGACGGCCGGGTAACTGCCGTTCCAGGCCCTTGCGGACGGCCAGATAGCCGGCGTGCGGGCCGCCGAAGCCCATCGGGACCCCGAAGCGCTGGCTGGTGCCGACCGCGACATCCGCGCCGAGCTCGCCCGGGGAGCGCAGGTGTGTGAGCGCGAGCAGATCGGCTGCGACCACGACGGTGGCGCCCGCGGCCTTCGCTGCGGCGATGACGGACTCCGGATTCCAGACCCGGCCGGAGGCGCCGGGGTACTGTACGAACAGACCGAAAGCGTCCGCGAGCTCGGGGGCGCCGGCCGGAGCGGAGGCCAGGTCGCGCACCACCAATTCGATGCCGACCGCTTCGGCGCGGTTGCGGAGCAGGGCGAGAGTCTGGGGGAAAGCGTCTGCGTCCACGACGAACTTCGCAGAGGCGGACGTGGATGCGCGGCGGGCCAGCAGCATCCCTTCGACCACCGCGGTGCCCTCGTCCAGCATCGACGCGTTCGCCGTGCCGAGCCCGGTGAGATCGGCCACCATCGTCTGGAAGGTGATGAGGGCTTCGAGGCGGCCCTGCGAGATCTCCGGCTGATACGGCGTGTATGCGGTGTACCAGCCAGGGTTCTCCAGGACGTTCCGCTTGATCACCGCCGGGGTGATGGTGCCGTAGTAGCCGAGCCCGATCAGGCTGCGGTTGACCGTGTTGCGCGCCGCCAGCTCCCGCAGCTCGCGGATCGCCGCGCGCTCGCTGACCGGGGCGGGCAGGACCGAGGCGCGCGCGCCGTCCACGCGGATGGAGGCCGGCACAGCAGCGGAGACGAGGTCCTCGACCGAGCGGTGACCGAGCGCGGACAACATGGTGCTCTGCGCAGTGCGGCCGGTGCCGATGTGACGCGCCTGGAAGAGATCGTTCATCGTGGGTTCTGCGCCAATCTGATCTGTCAAGACGGTCTCCGCCGATCAGGACGGCTCGCCCGTGAGCGCCCTATACTCGTCGTGGCTGAGGAGGCCCTCGGGGAGCGCGGCGAACGTCACCCTGATCAGCCAGCCGTCGCCGAAGGGATCGGAGTTGACCAGTTCGGGCGTGTCCAGCACGGCCTGGTTGGCCTCGGCGACGGTGCCATCGACGGGGGCGAAGAGCTCTCCGACCGATTTGGTCGACTCGATCTCGCCGACGACGCGGCCGGCCGCCACGGCGGTCCCGGCCTCCGGCAGTTCGACGAAGACGACATCGCCGAGCTTCTCGGCGGCGTAGCTCGTGATGCCCACGGTCGCGGTGTCGCCCTCCACGAACAGCCACTCGTGCTCCGGGGTGTACTTGAGGTCCTGCTGTGCGGGCATTGTCAGCCCTCCTTTTCTGAGGTGAGAGGCTTTCGGCGGTAGAAGGGAAGGGCGGTGACGGTGAAGGGAAGGCTCGACCCGCGCACATCCACCCGCAGTTCGGTGCCGGGACGGGCGAAGCGGGGGGCGACGTAGGCCATGGCGATGGGAACGCCGATCGTCGGGGAGAGAGCGCCGGAGGTGACGACGCCGACCTCCTCGGCCGAGCCGTCGTCCGCCGTCGCGAGCACGGGATAGCCGGCGCGGGCCGCGCGCTTGCCCCCGCCCCGGAGTCCGACGAGGACACGGGCTTCGGGAGACGGACCCTCCTCGCTGGCGGCGCGGCCGATGAAATCGGTGTCCTTGGCCAGGCTCACCACCCGGGCGAGGCGGGCCTGGGCGGGCAGAGTGTCGAGGCCCAGTTCGTGGCCGTACAGCGGCATCCCGGCTTCCAGGCGCAGCGTGTCGCGGCTGGCGAGACCGGCGGGGACGAGTCCCTGCCCGGCGCCGGCCTCCCGCAGCGCGTCCCAGAGGGCGCGGGCGCTGTCCGGCGCGGTATACAGCTCGAAGCCGTCTTCGCCGGTGTAGCCGGTGCGGGCGATGAGCACGGGATGCGTCTCGAACTCGGCGGGGACGCTCCAGTAGTACTTGAGGCCGCCGACGCGCTGGGCGAAGTCGCCGCCCGGGAGAGAGCCGTCCAGCCGGAAGCCGTCGACGGCGAGCAGGACGCTGAGGCTCGCCGGCCCCTGGACGGCGATGAGGGCGATGTCCTCGCTCTCGTCGAACGCCTCCACCTCGAACGGCGCTGTGTGCTCGCGCAGTTCCTCGGCGACGAGCTCGCGGTTGGCCGCGTTCGCGACGACCATGAAACGGTCCGCTCCCGTGCGGTAGACGACCAGATCGTCCACGATCCCCCCGGAGCGCGAGAGCAGCAGCGAGTATTTCGCCTGGCCGACGGCGAGCGCCGAGAGCGAGCCGGAGAGCACGTAGTCGAGCGCCCGCCCGGCCTCCGGGCCGATCAGGACGATCTCGCCCATGTGGGAGAGGTCGAACAGCCCGGCGGCGGTGCGGACGGCGTGGTGTTCGGCGAGGTCGCTGGAATAGCGGACAGGCATCTGCCAGCCGGCGAAATCGGTGAAAGAGGCCCCGGCGGCCTCGTGCGCGTCGTGCAGCGGGGAGAGGCGGTGGCTGTCCTGCGAGGTCATGAGTTCTCCGATTCGCCGGGGGGTGACGGGCGGCGCGGCGCGCCTCCCGGGAAGAACTCCCCCTCTGTCATCCGGCCTGAGAGTTTCACCGCGAAGGGTTCGCGGCTTTCACCGTGGGCGAGGCCAGCATGTCCCGCGGGATCGACCCGGAGGATCGACGCTGCCCTGCTTTTCAGAGTGGCCAGTCCGATGCGGTACGCGTACCTGAGAGATTGTCGGGGAGGATTGCTCCTTCGGTGCCGCGGGCGGGTTCTCCCCCACGGCTCTCCCACATCGACCTCGATGGCCCGATGTTCAGTTGCTGTGCTCCGCCAGCATAACCGCACCGTCGCTGTTTGACGCAACAGGCGCTGCCGGGCCGCTCCGGCGCTCCATCGTCCG
This genomic window from Leifsonia xyli subsp. cynodontis DSM 46306 contains:
- the gcvP gene encoding aminomethyl-transferring glycine dehydrogenase; the protein is MNDLFQARHIGTGRTAQSTMLSALGHRSVEDLVSAAVPASIRVDGARASVLPAPVSERAAIRELRELAARNTVNRSLIGLGYYGTITPAVIKRNVLENPGWYTAYTPYQPEISQGRLEALITFQTMVADLTGLGTANASMLDEGTAVVEGMLLARRASTSASAKFVVDADAFPQTLALLRNRAEAVGIELVVRDLASAPAGAPELADAFGLFVQYPGASGRVWNPESVIAAAKAAGATVVVAADLLALTHLRSPGELGADVAVGTSQRFGVPMGFGGPHAGYLAVRKGLERQLPGRLVGVSQDAVGKPAYRLTLQTREQHIRREKATSNICTAQVLLAVMAAMYAVYHGPVGLRAIGRQVHLSAAAVARALRDSGVEVRSRSFFDTLLVEVDDAAAVVERAHERGVLLHAVDSGLVSFSLDEEAAADLRDGVFPLAGLIEALGGAADGEVAIDLDAAVSFDSALVRTSAYLTHPVFSAHHSEAAMMRYLRLLQDRDYALDRGMIPLGSCTMKLNAATEMEAVTWPEFAALHPFAPAADVAGSLALIDQLEGWLADVTGYDTVSLQPNAGSQGELAGLLAIRGYHRSRGDGQRTVCLIPQSAHGTNAASAVLAGLSVVVVATDEDGNVDLDDLRAKIAANADTLAALMITYPSTHGVYEHEVVAIADAVHRAGGQVYIDGANLNALLGYARFGDLGGDVSHLNLHKTFCIPHGGGGPGVGPVAAKAHLAPFLPGHPLAQDATHALAGGGRIEHGGHPVSSAPYGSPSILPISWAYVRMMGAEGLKDATGAAVLAANYVAARLREHFPVLYAGSDGLVAHECILDLRPLTARTGVTVDDVAKRLVDFGFHAPTMSFPVAGTLMVEPTESEDLAELDRFVTAMVAIRAEADAVAAGDWPGDDNPLRNAPHTAEAVVSGEWRHPYSREQAVYPVPALVRAKYWPPVRRIDQAHGDRNLFCACPPPESFA
- the gcvH gene encoding glycine cleavage system protein GcvH; protein product: MPAQQDLKYTPEHEWLFVEGDTATVGITSYAAEKLGDVVFVELPEAGTAVAAGRVVGEIESTKSVGELFAPVDGTVAEANQAVLDTPELVNSDPFGDGWLIRVTFAALPEGLLSHDEYRALTGEPS
- the gcvT gene encoding glycine cleavage system aminomethyltransferase GcvT; amino-acid sequence: MTSQDSHRLSPLHDAHEAAGASFTDFAGWQMPVRYSSDLAEHHAVRTAAGLFDLSHMGEIVLIGPEAGRALDYVLSGSLSALAVGQAKYSLLLSRSGGIVDDLVVYRTGADRFMVVANAANRELVAEELREHTAPFEVEAFDESEDIALIAVQGPASLSVLLAVDGFRLDGSLPGGDFAQRVGGLKYYWSVPAEFETHPVLIARTGYTGEDGFELYTAPDSARALWDALREAGAGQGLVPAGLASRDTLRLEAGMPLYGHELGLDTLPAQARLARVVSLAKDTDFIGRAASEEGPSPEARVLVGLRGGGKRAARAGYPVLATADDGSAEEVGVVTSGALSPTIGVPIAMAYVAPRFARPGTELRVDVRGSSLPFTVTALPFYRRKPLTSEKEG